The Ricinus communis isolate WT05 ecotype wild-type chromosome 8, ASM1957865v1, whole genome shotgun sequence sequence ATATTGCTAAAACCTTACAATTTGAGTAACCTTGTATGTAGATTGATATGTAAGAGTGTTTTGTTCTCTGTactgcttttcttttctttctttttttacctAAACGCAAGCGTGCATATTATATGGTTTATTTGAGCTTTCAGTTTTTGGAAATTATAAAACTAGTTCGTAATATGAATTCCAGGGATAATAGTATAAAAATGCTGCTATGTGCTTTTTCACTTGTTACTCTTTCGATTGTTCAAAACTACTCATTTTAATGGCCCCTTTTATTCTGTTGGATTTGTTACCTGTCTgactaatttttattgtaaCGTACCTGTGTAGGCGAGTATATAGTTGTTTGGGGTTCATCTTCTCTCAAAATGGCTGATCAGGAATCTGATAAGAATATTGAAATATGGAAAATCAAAAAGTTGATTAAGGCATTGGAGTCTGCGAGGGGTAATGGTACAAGCATGATTTCTCTTATAATGCCTCCTCGTGATCAAATATCTCGTGTCACTAAGATGTTAGGCGATGAATTTGGAACTGCTTCCAACATTAAAAGTAGGGTCAACCGTCAGTCTGTCTTGGCTGCCATTACATCTGCTCAACAGAGGCTGAAGCTTTATAACAAGGTTCCTCCCAATGGGCTGGTGCTTTATACTGGAACTGTTGTTACCGAGGACGGCAAGGAAAAGAAGGTGACAATAGATTTTGAGCCTTTTAAGCCTATTAATGCATCACTTTACCTTTGTGACAACAAGTTTCATACAGAAGCATTGAATGAACTCTTAGAATCTGACGATAAATTTGGTTTTATTGTCATGGACGGAAATGGCACTTTGTTTGGGACATTAAGTGGTAACACTCGAGAAGTGCTTCATAAATTTACTGTTGATTTACCAAAGAAGCATGGAAGAGGAGGGCAGTCTGCTCTGCGTTTTGCTCGACTTCGTATGGAGAAACGGCACAACTATGTTAGAAAAACTGCAGAGCTTGCCACACAGTTCTTCATCAATCCTGCTACCAGTCAGCCAAATGTTTCTGGTCTGATACTGGCTGGTTCAGCAGACTTCAAGACTGAGTTGAGCCAATCAGATATGTTTGATCCTCGTTTACAAGCAAAGATATTGAATGTTGTTGATGTTTCTTATGGAGGAGAGAATGGTTTCAACCAAGCCATTGAACTGTCAGCTGAAATTCTATCAAATGTAAAGTTCATACAGGAAAAACGCTTGATTGGGAAATACTTTGAGGAGATCAGCCAGGATACTGGAAAGTATGTCTTTGGTGTAGATGATACATTGAAGGCTTTAGAAATGGGTGCTGTTGAAACCCTTATTGTGTGGGAAAATCTGGATATTACCCGATATGTGCTGAAAAACAGTGTTACAGGTGAAATAGTTATAAAGCACTTGAACAAGGAGCAAGAAACTGATCAAAATAACTTCAGGGATGCAGCCAACTCTGCGGAGTTGGAGGTTCAGGAGAAGATGCCCTTGCTTGAATGGTTTGCCAATGAGTACAAGCGTTTTGGTTGCTCACTTGAATTTGTTACAAACAAATCTCAAGAGGGATCACAGTTTTGCAGAGGATTTGGTGGAATTGGGGGTATTCTTCGCTACCAGCTTGACATAAGATCTTTTGATGAGTTGTCTGATGATGGGGAAGTCTATGAGGATTCAGATTAGAAATGCATTCTCCATGTTGCGGGACTATGTGAAAGCGTGTAGCAGTGTGATGGATCAATGTGACTGTGTGGcttaaaattcacaaaagtaattttagattttgctGCTTTAACATGTTCTTACTTTTACTTCCCATCATTTGGACATTGAAATGTTTCAGTTCTTCCCCCAATTTTATTTTCGTATCTCTGGATCTTTTTCACCCCCTCGAGTGATTGAGATTTTGTGCAAGATGATGAACTATTTATGGTTATTTTCTGTGCGGACTTGATACAATAGAGTAGAATAATTGTTTTTGCTTTGGAAAGATGAAAAATCTAGTGCCGAATTTGATCTTCGATACAGAATGTAGATTTGATGGTAATCTTGCAAATGCTTGGACGCTCTATGCGGTAATGAGCATTTTTTGCTATTTCATAAGAATTTTTCGATTAGATTCTGCTTTGTTCTTATTAAACGAGTTCTTTCTAAAAGCTTGTTTCTGCCCCTTCGAAAAAGGTCATTGCTTTGTGGTGTTTACTTTTCTGTGTCTCAAGATCCCACAATTACTTCCACGTGTTTAAACATAAGGCTGTTTCAGGAGCTGTAGAATGCTAGCATCTCTTGATATAGGAGCATGGTTGTTGGGACATTGTATTGAAATCATGCCCGCTCATTTAACGAAGTTCAAACTCTATAAAAAGTTCATTTGAGCTGATTTAAACTTAATTACTATAACgaaataatagaatttaacaaaaatattgtttttttttttataaaagttgatgaataattaatttataatttacatttcaatttcaattgaACTCGATTAGACTAATGAAATATGAACTAATTATTAAtgtttagtttaaatttaactaaataataaatgagcCCAATTTAAACTAGCTAGAGAGACAACTCACTTTGATTTTCGATTTGATTACAGCCGATCTTTGAGATGCTCGTCCAACAGTCACAAACTTATGTCTACTCTGATGCACATTTTTGCAAAATTGTTGTTCCGACCTAAATCAAATGGGAAgtatctcttttctttcccttacAATGCATACTACCTCGCCAATATTTCCAGATCGGAAAGCGGCCTGCTTAAAAGTTACTCCCAGTTCATGTGTTTCCTTTGTCTTTGTCTCTTCTCCATGGTCAGGGAATCTAGCCGTTCAGAGTGAAAAATGTTCGTATCATAGGACTAAGAAATTGTTTCTGTTTGCCTTGtgttttaagtaattatttcttttttaggaAAGGACTGTTGTTGGAGCCGAAAAGGCGAAAACCCTGGTAGCTACTTCATTTAAAACAGTTCTGCACAAGTAAGAATACAACCTGCATCATTTTCAGGCTAAGAAAAGTTGCTTCAtgttattattcttttcaagTAATTCCGACAGTCTTTTGTACtcattttctataaaaacaGCTGAAGAAAAGGTAGAAGATCcttaacttttaatatatcttaTCAAACATctgaattctatttttataatcttataaacacctttaatttttaatttaatctaaaagacatctaaattttattttttaataatatttaagcaCTTGTAAATAatacacataaatatattGAACGAAgttatatgtcaaaaaatatttaaatattataaaaaaataaattaatatatctattAGATTATATCAAAACTTAACGGTGTTAAAACACTACATTATTCATGCCTAAATATGGATTGGGcctgaagaaaaagaagaagataagataaacaaaatgaaaacGAGCCATGGCTCTGGCTGTAGTTCATATTCATTACTTTCGACTATCCTATAACAGGTAAATTACATTGAATAAGACAGAGCTGGACACACTTTGTTAAGCATGTAAATCGTTTAGAGACTCCACGACTTGCCTGCATTAttgtctttattattattctttccCTTGCACTGAGCCTGCATTACTGAGTTGAAAATACAAAATGTAACAATGTGCGCAAGTAAATACTACCCTCGGAAGGACTATAAGCATCTGGATCCAGCCCAAATCTGTTGTGTTGAGTATACCTATAAGTTTCACAAATTCAAAGCAAATGTTTCTTAGTACGCACAAACAGTACATTTGGGCCAAATTCAAAATACTTATACTCAATTCCAGGTAACCCAGTGCAGCATGTAACAGTGAAGGacaatcaaattttaaaaaattcctCTATAGCGGACCAGTTCTGGTGAAAGCTGCCAATAGAACTGAGAAACATCTTAGAAATAAGTTAGGAGCTTCAGCTATCAGCAAGTGCTATAAGCTGGTCAACCACATTTGGATCTGCCAGAGTGCTTGTGTCCCCAAGTTCATCTAACTGCCTGGAAGCAATTTTTCTCAGAATCCTCCTCATTATCTTTCCACTTCTTGTCTTCGGAAGGCCAGGAGCCCAGTGAATTTTGTCTGGTGCTGCAAATGCTCCTATCTGAAATGCAGAACAAATAGGTTTCATAGaatgtaattgataaatacatgTATTTAGATGCAAACTCCTTAAAATTCCAGGATTTCCTTGGTAGGGAAAAAGGAGAGGTGAGAGAAAGTTGCTAAGTCATAAAGTCTGGAGTCGCCTTACTCCACTCAGGAAGGACCTGATCTGTGTAGACTCTTGTTTTTGGTTTGGACAAATGATACATCattataaaaacaataaagatGAGCCCGGTAGTCCACTTTTGCATCAAGTACGTGCAACATGCATGCACGAATTTTTAAGTTACGTAAATACACATTGGAAAGGTTTGACTGTTCAATATGAAGTACCGGATACACTAATTGCAACATGGGTCATGCATTATGCATCTCGGAAACAAGTCATCAGACTAAAGAAAAATGTTGGATCAAGTACATACTTGATTTCGGACTGTGAGGATAAGACTTTTTCGGAGTTCTTCACTGTAAGAAACGCCCTCCACAAGTGTGACAAATGCATAAATGCCCTGTCCTTTAACCTAACagcaaaaaaatataaaagtttgaGCCAACTATTACCGATGCTTTTAGTCTCTCCGACTCTCTCTCAAACACACAGTGGTACCTCATGCTCAACGCCAACTACAGCAGCTTCTGCACACTGGGGATGAGATACAAGAGCAGATTCCACTTCTGCTGTGCCAATACGATGACCACTGCACATATTACCAAGACATCACAAAAGTTCATTACAGTTGATAATTGCAAATTCCAACTAGAGAGAGGGAGGGGAACCACAACAGTTACCAACTCTGCATTTAAGTCCAATAATACACTTGTCAAGATATAAAAGGGACAACAAAAGAGAACATTTACGATATCCAACAGCTACCTAACATTGATAACATCATCGACTCTTCCAGTAAGCCAGTAGTATCCATCCTTGTCCCTGAAACATTGACATCAATCATAAGTCCTTTGGCAGAACCAGTGTCATGGCCAGACCACACCAAGGAAAACAAAGGTTATGGAGTCCAGACCAGAGTCATTGTTAAGATCTACAATAACATATTAATGTTTGGACAGAAGAATTATGATCACAGTTATAGAAATAACATGCCTGCTACAGCCATCACCACTGAAATAATAGCCAGGAAATGGCTTGAAGTAAGTGGTTTCATATCTTTCGTGATCGCCATAAAGAGTTCGGAATGCCCCAGGCCATGAGCTTTTCACACAGAGATATCCACTACACTCTCCTTCAATCTCAACACCCTTTTCGTCCACTATCACAGGCTACAGTTGCATCAAGAGGACTGATCAAGCACAAGAAATGAATatagaaaggaaaaataaaaggttaaaaagACGAAAATATAAGTTTGATTTTGTTAAGAACCTGAACTCCAAAGAAAGGAAAGGTTGCAGAACCAGGCTTCTGTGGCCAAGCACCTGGTAGTGGAGTAATCTGACAGGGAACCgtacaattattattaagataCTGATAATGGAGATTGTGAACAAAATATATGCACATTtcctatataatataaaatcaaagtaCAATGAAGccatcaacaaaataaaattgaagtagCATATTGATGGCAGAGTATGAATAGCaattaaaagaagataaatcaaataccataaaaCCACCAGTTTCAGTTTGCCACCAAGTGTCCGATATAGGGCATCGTGAATCTCCAACTACATTGAAAAACCACCTATAAGAAACAGGAACATATCACAATCTGTACGAAATAAAGATGAAGTTTTTGTATCAAGCAAACTACGATAGAGGTAATAACCTCCAAGCACTTGGATTAATAGGCTCGCCTACACTTCCAAGGATCCTTAAGGATTTACGTGAATAGCGAGTAACATACTGCACAATCAGAATAGATGCTATTAAGATTCATTCATGTATAAGAGCTTCTATGTGCACGTATGCACACACGTGTATATGATAACAATTGATGATATAAATACAGGTTCTACAGTCCCTAAAATGGGACAcactataaataatattaagaaaagtaGACTTAGAAAACACACGGCTAAAAATTTCAAACAGAGCTCTTTCatagaataaaaacatatagAAGTAGATTTCATTCACAAATTACTTCCAAGTTGACTTCCTACAAATCCTCATTCCacatttaatttaagttaaCAAAACTGCAAGGATAAATAAAAGCCAAAAAGCACATGTATTCAAGGATCAAAATACATATAGATTTCAGCTTAGGAGAAACTATGACTACAGATTGtgaaaattcacaaaaaaaaaaaaaaaaatatcgaACCACTCCATACAGCTTGGCAAAGGCATTGTTAAACTAAAGTTTACTTGGCCACAGAACAATTATCATAAAAGTCTCATAGATTTTCATGtaagaaaagagaaacatCTTGCCTCATCACCATCACGCATGAGGGACCGCACCAATGTGGGGGCAGTGTAAAATATTGTCACTCTGAATTTGTCAACAATATCCCAACAGCGTCCAGAATCAGGATAATTGGGAGCCTGCAAGCAATATGCTActaattattcttttgttgatttctaatataatttgCTCCATAAAACAAAGTAAAATAGATTGTCAAGCAAACTTCATAAATTACattgtatgaaaaataaactcAAATTTGCATGCCAAGTTTTGTTAAAATATTCTTCATCCTTTCTACATAGCCTGTACTTTCCCATTTGTTAGGCTAACTTTTCTCCCATGCCAAATCAAAATGCCAGAACTAGAATAATTGGATCATAAAAAATTGTACCTATGACATTTCTTTTCTGGGACATTACATCAGCTGGCAAACCTAAAATGTTAATGGACAAACCAGTTTGTAAGTTCAAACTAAGTTACCCCTTCAAAAATGACATTAGTTGCTCCATTGAGCATCGGTCCATACGTTACATAGCTGTGCCCGGTGATCCAACCACAGTCGGCTGTGCACCTGATGTACGGCAAATTCTCGGTCAATTTCAAGATGCTATTAAGCTACTTTGAATTGAAACTTTAAGCAAACAATACCAATTAGTTGGAGTTTTTTCATACCAGTAGACGTCAGATGGCTTATAATCAAATGCATACTTGAATGTTGTGGCAGTGTAAACCATATATCCTCCAGTTGTATGGAGAACACccttagaaaaagaaaataaaaggaataataagaataaaaggacaagaaaaatattaaagtaccgaaaaaggaaaataatggATATCAGcaaagaggaaagaaaatacGAATTTTTATTGATCCAAGGTTTGTGGGCACCTTTGGCTTTCCTGTGCTCCCACTAGTATATAGCAGAAAAAGTGGATCTTCTGCATCAACCCACTCCACTTCACAAGTAGTTGGATAATTAGGCACAAAATCCTGAAAGAtaaattatcattcatcaaaaCTCAAAAGATAGTTACCTCAGTTATTCAAATCATTGAAAATGTACGTATTAAATATTCAGTAATATGAGAATGAGGGGATTAAAATTGAACCACACTCTAGGACTCATAGCCATGCAACTATCTTATAGTAACTGATTGGCAATTCACTTCAAAATTTCTGTctaataatatgaatattaCAAGGGTAGCaatttataactataaaatttctGAGCGTCTTCAGATCTTTCTACATTTTTCCATTCTTATTTCTTTGATATACTGATATGTCCCTAAATCTGAAATTGACATTGAAGaccttaaataatattttaggcAAGGTCGCGGAATGCACAAGACATCTGCTGTACACAAATATATGCCTCTTTTAAGTTATATGTTAAATGAAGGTGCTAGAATACTAACCTGCCACCATACATCTCTTCCATCCTGCCATTTAGTGCTTTCCCTCTTCATAGCAGATAGGTTTTCATAGGTCAAACATACACCTGgtgaattaagaaaagaatcaTACAAAATGTGATGGAGATGATCGTGCTTAAACCACAAAGAATATATCTTACTTTTACATACCGACAGAAACACCATTTTTAGCAGATTCGACAAGGGCAGCATCAACTATGTCCTTAAGGGGAATAACTTTAGAACCTCTTTTAACAGCATTGCAAGTAATTACAACTTTTGGTTTGCAATCCACAATTCTTTGAGCAAGAGATTCAGAAGAAAATCCAGCAAACACAACCTGAGGGAATGAAAAGGTCTGAGACATAGGCATCTGTTAAGCAAGAACTTTGAAAGACACATTTAAAGCTATGCTTCAGTACCGAGTGAACAGCACCAATGCGGGCACAAGCGAGCATTGCAATAGGAAGTTCCATGAGCATAGGTAAATAAATCACAACAGCATCACCCTTCTTAACACCTTTATCTTTCAAGTAATTGGCTAGCTAAAAAAGAGCATTTATCATCATTTCTCATGTttacttataaataaattacaataGAGAAAAAGCAAGAGAAAGGGAGAGAACCTGGCAAACTCTTTGAAGAAGCTGAGAATAGGTTAAAGAATCCTCAGAGCCAGGCTCATTAGGCTCCCAATAAAGAGCAATCTTATTAGCATTTCCAGATTCAACATTTCTATCCAAACAGTTATAACAAATGTTGGTGACACCTCCCTTGAACCACTGcacatattttatgaaatactACTATTGTCATTGACCATAATCATCAGTTAAATGCAGCTGcttattcaaatataaatttacagTATAGAAACAAAAATGACCTCGATCTTGATACTCCCTTGGCGAACATCAAAATTCTCGGAGCAAACCGGTTGACCTTGGCCCCACCTCTGTTTCCAGTAAAACTGAGAAGCAATCTCCGACCAAAATCCTGCCGGATCTTCAATGGACTTCTTGTACATCTCCAAATACTGATCACAAAAAACATTTTGAACAATAATAACCATTTGCATTGCTACTGAAAAAACTGGAAAAAGAAATCGATTACAATCACTAGCCGACACGTGATTTACCTGTTGAGGAGACGACAGAAGAGCTCGTCGTGAGAAGTCATCGTTAGGAAAAACAAGATCGTCCTCTTCAGAAGCTAAagattctcctaatataacgGCGTTAAGACGAGGAATTTTACCAGCACCATTCGGCAATGTCGCCATTGACTCCACATGTCTCAGGTGATTCTCCGTCGTTTTCAGATTATGATTCGCCATCCAGATCTCACTGCGGCGGCAAACAAAGGCGGcggtggaggaggaggagaaaCGCCGAGTCACCGAAATTGAAGGTTTGACTTTGACTAAAGAAATATCAAGAATCGCAAAAGATATTTTAGCAGATACAACAGCTTCAGGTGCCCCTACTACTGCTCCTACGACTCCATATCCATTAAAACCACTATAAGAGAACGTGTGCACCATTTCATTTTCTGATATTAccttttaactaattttttatacgctattattaataattaaacaatattaataattaattatttggtTTAGAATCATCAAACAGACTgtagataattaaaattccAAAGTCAATAGCTTACGTTTTTCATACAAGTGACAATaactaaaattctaaatattatcatcatcatattgtcacaaaaatatatatcatcattatcattatCTCTTATCTTATTGTTTAAGGTATGTATATATCTAGAATAATAGAAATGTCAAAGGCTAACCTGGTGGTGATAGTGAGCTTGTTGCCGGCTTCATAATCACTCCAAagaagttttttctttttctttttctttttaaagtgaagagaaattaaattatatttaaagtgAAAGCAACATGCAAAATTAAGGTATTACTTTGATAACAAAACTTACTCACTCTATTGACCAAGTATGGTGCTACCAAATTCTTGATTAGAATTCAAGAAATTTGCtaagtgagagagagagagagagagagagagagagagagagatggtgagaaatttagaattcaagaaaatttgctgagagagagagatggtGAATGTGTGAAAATTGAGGGAAggagtgttttttttttttttttttggagatGATTCCTAAGTTAACAACTTGAAGTTATATTGgttctttttgatatttttcttgaaaaaaggTTTAACCCattgtttctctttttttgtcCTTATCTTTGTTTTGCTTGTTTTGCTTGCAGTCTTATCTCTAATACAATTTGGGTAACCAAAACTACCTCCCATGTTTCTTGCTGACTTCTTTTTTGActgcttcttcttttcttgaaaCTCTCCACCAGTTTGATGGTATATACATACAAACTGTCCCACTCTTGATGCATGGGCGCTTTGCCTTTCTTGTTCTTGCAGCAAATCACCTCCTTGTGACCAACTCAGTTTTGACACGTACAAAAATTGCTCATAAAGACAGTGCGGTTTCATGATAAAAGAGATTTATAATCAGCAGCCAATATGGATATGAAGTTTAATATCAAAAACCATCTATGAGTATCATCCAAATTACATTCGTAGCGCACACAATTACAAATTACCTAATTTGCTCATTAGGCCAGTAATTTTCAACAGTAGAATGCGAAACTAATGATACAGGGAGCTTAAGAATTCAAATATCCATATCCCATTTCGGGTGTCCTGAATAAAAGTGTTTTCTTGGCGTCTTACTCAATTACTGTTGCACCTCCTCAAAAATGCACTGGCTATTGGCAAGCTGACCACAGCTCCATCTCCTGAAGTTGCTTTACCATTTCCCACTAAAGAGTCTCCCTTTACTATAAGAAACAGCATACAGCAGTGGAAATTTGTGTCTGGGAAGGTGAAAGTGCAAAGCTCCTTCAGCGTCTGAGCCCTTAAATCATAAGAAACAATAATTCCAGGTATTCGAAGATATAATGTATCCAAATGTTCATCGTAAGCACATGGAGACACAAAGTATGGCTTCCAGCTTTGTCTCTGTCGAATATGGGAAAAGATTGCTGGGTTCAGTGACATCAGTGTTTTGTGCAGAATGCTGTGACTTAATTTCCACTTGAAGTTGTTAGGATCAGGACGGCTGTTGAAGGAATGATCATTGATGAGAATCCAGGTGTGAATTCCTCTAAAATCTGAGTAGCAATAGTGTACATGCCCCCTGGACTCCCATAAGCACTGCCCATAACTCATGGAATACCAGGACCAATCTTCAGAATAATTTGGCAATTTAATGAGCATACATTTCCCATGGTTGATATAATATATGAGCAAGTTTCCACCCAATTCCCAATGCAAAGCTCCATTTGAGAAGAGAGGATTTGTGCTGAGAGTGGGAAGCTCGGGAGGTAGACGGATCATGGAATAGTATTGCCTCCACATGCCAGTTTGTGAGGAGAAGATCTCCATCTCCAGAATATCACTGCCTCCAGCAGCACCAGCTGATGATGATCCTGCAATACATACTTCCACATCTTTAATACTGAAAATACGTACAACTTGATAGTGGTGACCATTCAAAGCCAAGCCAGTCCTGATACATCTTCTGGCAATCTGAGGTTGCGGAAGAACTACAAGCTGCTTAGAAAAGAGATTCAAGACATTATAAGAAATGGAGTTGTCTCTAACACTTGAAAACAAAAGCAAGCCATTGCATGAAGCACAAATGTTGTAACTTGTTTCAGTACAAAAACTCAAGGCTTGATTCACAACGGCAGATCGTTCATCATTCAGATCAAGGAAAACATACTGAGCAGAGCCATTACTGAACAAATAGTGGCACATAAGTCCAACGGTATAATCTCTATTAATACTCAACTTGGAAAAGGAGGAGATCTCCATACTTTCTGATGTGGTAAAGCTTCTTTTTTAACATGCAGCAGAATGATAACAATCTAGTAGACTAAATAAGGAAGATGGGTCACTGCCAATCAACCAATCCAGCAAATTTGTTGACATGAGCCCACAAAAATAGCCACTAAGCCTACAAGAAATAATACACAATTTGATACTTACTGTCAACAGGTTTCATAGCAATTCAAACCTCAAGtaaagcttttcttttaatatgaaatagaAAGGTGAAAATCTAGTAAACTTCATGAGCAAGAAATGGCCCACTACCAGTCAATCAAGCAAGCAATAATGGTTACATAGTTCAGAAGTAATTACTAGACACAAAGATACAAACACGACTTCGATGCTTACAAGTTAAGTGAGCAGGTTTCATTGATTTTTCCACCGAGAAGGACTTGTTTAGCACTTCTGCATTGGGAAATATTAAATAGCCTTTTCTATGTCCCTTTCATAATGGAGATGTTATACGTGACAGCAGATGATACAAACATGCAAACACTACAGACAAACCATCAGTAGAAGTCAGGAACAAGATCAAGCACagcattatcattattatagtTATAACTTCAATAGCATAAAAGGAATAACAATTAAGGCCAATGTACTCTATAAAGGGTCTTCATTCATTGGGgattttcatcaattaataatttagatcATGGAAGCTATTTgcagaaaaggaaaacaaaactGGATCCAATTGTAACACACTAGAAGATTCAATAGGATCACAAGTTTGAGGAAGCAAGGagtaatttctttcaaaatgataAAGCTAGAGACATCTCAACAGTGGAACTAACTGATGTCTACCCTcgaaaatcaaataattaaataattgactTTGCACATcaatttgacttatttaaatCCATGCCACTTGTACATCTATAGAATTTCATGTTCTTAACTATGAACAAGGTACAAATAATGGACATAAAAAGCCAAAGCAAAAGAGTTATATGGCTACAAAAGCAATGAGATCTAGCTGTGGAAAGCACCCTTCCCTGCCAACCCTGCCCACCTTCCTCTAAAAATCAAGAGGGGGAAGAAAGCCCAACCTCACTAGTTAATGCGGGTGTATATGTGTGGAGACTAAAGCTTGGTTGTCTGGCTCCTATAGAATATAATGTTGAACATATTTGTATAACATTCTTGTTTTGTGTCTCATTTAATAACCATAATGTGGCCAGAAGTGATCCATTAAACTCAGCCAACATCCCATTTGAAGCACCAAAACTGATTTTGGGAAGAAAAAGGTGTCCCAATGCAGTGCAAATCCTCATGATGCTCAAAAAAATTCTCATTTTCAGCATTACTATCAATGATACTTGGCCAAACCAGTGCTGCTGCTGGATTGCTATTCAGCTTCATCGGCATGGAGTTCACTAATTCACTAACTTCATTCAACATAGCAGCACGAGTATAAAGTTCAATCATACATGTATAATGTTCTAACATGGGTGTAATTCCGTAGTGCTCAGTCATATATTTGAAGTACCTATAACCCGCTTCTACATTATTCGTGTTCACACAAGCAAATAAAACACCAACAAATGTAATTGCATCCGGCCTGACATTTGCCTCCTCCATCTGTGCAAAAAGAGCAAGGGCCTCCTTGCCAAACCCATGCACTCCTAAGCTAGTAATCATTGAATTCCAAGTAGCCAAG is a genomic window containing:
- the LOC8273049 gene encoding eukaryotic peptide chain release factor subunit 1-3, with the translated sequence MADQESDKNIEIWKIKKLIKALESARGNGTSMISLIMPPRDQISRVTKMLGDEFGTASNIKSRVNRQSVLAAITSAQQRLKLYNKVPPNGLVLYTGTVVTEDGKEKKVTIDFEPFKPINASLYLCDNKFHTEALNELLESDDKFGFIVMDGNGTLFGTLSGNTREVLHKFTVDLPKKHGRGGQSALRFARLRMEKRHNYVRKTAELATQFFINPATSQPNVSGLILAGSADFKTELSQSDMFDPRLQAKILNVVDVSYGGENGFNQAIELSAEILSNVKFIQEKRLIGKYFEEISQDTGKYVFGVDDTLKALEMGAVETLIVWENLDITRYVLKNSVTGEIVIKHLNKEQETDQNNFRDAANSAELEVQEKMPLLEWFANEYKRFGCSLEFVTNKSQEGSQFCRGFGGIGGILRYQLDIRSFDELSDDGEVYEDSD
- the LOC8273050 gene encoding acetyl-coenzyme A synthetase, chloroplastic/glyoxysomal isoform X2 gives rise to the protein MKPATSSLSPPVKVKPSISVTRRFSSSSTAAFVCRRSEIWMANHNLKTTENHLRHVESMATLPNGAGKIPRLNAVILGESLASEEDDLVFPNDDFSRRALLSSPQQYLEMYKKSIEDPAGFWSEIASQFYWKQRWGQGQPVCSENFDVRQGSIKIEWFKGGVTNICYNCLDRNVESGNANKIALYWEPNEPGSEDSLTYSQLLQRVCQLANYLKDKGVKKGDAVVIYLPMLMELPIAMLACARIGAVHSVVFAGFSSESLAQRIVDCKPKVVITCNAVKRGSKVIPLKDIVDAALVESAKNGVSVGVCLTYENLSAMKRESTKWQDGRDVWWQDFVPNYPTTCEVEWVDAEDPLFLLYTSGSTGKPKGVLHTTGGYMVYTATTFKYAFDYKPSDVYWCTADCGWITGHSYVTYGPMLNGATNVIFEGAPNYPDSGRCWDIVDKFRVTIFYTAPTLVRSLMRDGDEYVTRYSRKSLRILGSVGEPINPSAWRWFFNVVGDSRCPISDTWWQTETGGFMITPLPGAWPQKPGSATFPFFGVQPVIVDEKGVEIEGECSGYLCVKSSWPGAFRTLYGDHERYETTYFKPFPGYYFSGDGCSRDKDGYYWLTGRVDDVINVSGHRIGTAEVESALVSHPQCAEAAVVGVEHEVKGQGIYAFVTLVEGVSYSEELRKSLILTVRNQIGAFAAPDKIHWAPGLPKTRSGKIMRRILRKIASRQLDELGDTSTLADPNVVDQLIALADS
- the LOC8273050 gene encoding acetyl-coenzyme A synthetase, chloroplastic/glyoxysomal isoform X1, which gives rise to MVHTFSYSGFNGYGVVGAVVGAPEAVVSAKISFAILDISLVKVKPSISVTRRFSSSSTAAFVCRRSEIWMANHNLKTTENHLRHVESMATLPNGAGKIPRLNAVILGESLASEEDDLVFPNDDFSRRALLSSPQQYLEMYKKSIEDPAGFWSEIASQFYWKQRWGQGQPVCSENFDVRQGSIKIEWFKGGVTNICYNCLDRNVESGNANKIALYWEPNEPGSEDSLTYSQLLQRVCQLANYLKDKGVKKGDAVVIYLPMLMELPIAMLACARIGAVHSVVFAGFSSESLAQRIVDCKPKVVITCNAVKRGSKVIPLKDIVDAALVESAKNGVSVGVCLTYENLSAMKRESTKWQDGRDVWWQDFVPNYPTTCEVEWVDAEDPLFLLYTSGSTGKPKGVLHTTGGYMVYTATTFKYAFDYKPSDVYWCTADCGWITGHSYVTYGPMLNGATNVIFEGAPNYPDSGRCWDIVDKFRVTIFYTAPTLVRSLMRDGDEYVTRYSRKSLRILGSVGEPINPSAWRWFFNVVGDSRCPISDTWWQTETGGFMITPLPGAWPQKPGSATFPFFGVQPVIVDEKGVEIEGECSGYLCVKSSWPGAFRTLYGDHERYETTYFKPFPGYYFSGDGCSRDKDGYYWLTGRVDDVINVSGHRIGTAEVESALVSHPQCAEAAVVGVEHEVKGQGIYAFVTLVEGVSYSEELRKSLILTVRNQIGAFAAPDKIHWAPGLPKTRSGKIMRRILRKIASRQLDELGDTSTLADPNVVDQLIALADS